In Humulus lupulus chromosome 7, drHumLupu1.1, whole genome shotgun sequence, the following are encoded in one genomic region:
- the LOC133792787 gene encoding protein NUCLEAR FUSION DEFECTIVE 4, whose amino-acid sequence MPSGALQWLSLVGIIWLQAINGTNTNFPAYSSQLKHVFSMTQLQLNNLAFASDAGKLFGWFSGIAAVYLPLWLVLLIGSLLGLTGYGLQYLSLTNHISSLSYLQIFVLTVLAGNSICWLNTVSYVVAIRNFPRKYRQIAVGLTTSYQGLSAKIYTDVAGSLFSSAVSSSSGGTMKGAQAYLLLNSALPLIVTVITAPFVKEMNVTRPGDMNVGFVVMFFITIATGVYAVISSLGLIMSTSALKRVIGTCVFLLAPLVIPVAEKLRQLLEMYYCSVNRETRVYHFTIDENGMEIEIGRDGHDVSKFDGDHQDQNGREVVINGQDDRDQDHGDNGDDGDDVGVREEIGVKKMLLRIDFWLYFFAYFFSATLGLVFLNNLGQIAESRGSNKTSSLVSLSSSFGFFGRLMPSLLDHYFSRRKSVVSRPALIAALVAPMGGAFFLLLNSTNIALYTSTATIGVCTGAITSISVSTTTELFGAKNFSVNHNVLVANIPIGSFVFGYLAALLYHQQGNGDGKCLGTKCYRDSFLIWGSLCFLGTILAIILCARTRKFYSQR is encoded by the exons ATGCCTTCAGGAGCTTTACAATGGTTAAGCCTTGTAGGTATCATATGGCTACAAGCCATCAATGGAACCAACACCAATTTCCCTGCTTACTCCTCCCAACTCAAGCATGTCTTCTCCATGACCCAACTGCAACTCAACAACCTAGCTTTCGCCTCCGACGCCGGAAAACTCTTCGGTTGGTTTTCCGGCATTGCGGCCGTTTACCTTCCCCTCTGGCTTGTCCTTCTCATAGGCTCACTTCTTGGTTTGACCGGTTATGGTCTCCAATACCTCTCCTTAACAAACCATATCTCATCTCTTTCTTATCTCCAAATCTTCGTCCTCACCGTCTTGGCCGGTAACAGCATCTGCTGGCTCAACACTGTCTCTTACGTCGTCGCCATTCGCAACTTTCCCCGCAAGTACCGTCAAATCGCCGTTGGTTTAACGACGAGTTATCAAGGATTAAGTGCCAAGATTTATACAGACGTGGCTGGTTCTCTCTTCTCGTCCGCAGTTTCTTCAAGTAGTGGTGGTACTATGAAGGGGGCCCAGGCTTACCTTCTTCTCAACTCAGCTTTACCACTCATCGTCACCGTTATAACGGCGCCGTTTGTCAAAGAAATGAACGTAACCAGGCCTGGAGACATGAACGTTGGGTTTGTAGTAATGTTTTTTATAACCATAGCTACTGGTGTTTATGCTGTGATCAGTAGTTTGGGGTTGATTATGTCAACTTCTGCTCTGAAACGAGTTATTGGTACTTGTGTTTTTTTATTGGCACCGCTTGTGATTCCGGTCGCAGAGAAACTCCGACAACTTTTGGAGATGTATTACTGCAGTGTAAATAGGGAGACGAGAGTTTACCATTTTACCATAGATGAAAATGGTATGGAAATTGAAATTGGTCGTGATGGTCATGATGTGTCGAAATTTGATGGAGATCATCAAGATCAAAATGGTAGAGAAGTGGTAATCAATGGTCAGGATGATCGTGATCAGGATCATGGTGATAATGGTGATGATGGTGATGATGTTGGGGTTAGAGAGGAGATTGGAGTAAAAAAGATGCTATTAAGAATTGATTTCTGGTTATATTTTTTTGCTTATTTTTTTAGTGCTACACTTGGTTTAGTGTTCTTAAACAACTTGGGACAAATAGCTGAGTCTCGAGGCTCTAACAAAACCTCTTCTCTTGTTTCATTGTCTTCTTCATTTGGGTTCTTTGGTCGGCTCATGCCTTCTCTTTTAGACCACTACTTTTCAAG GAGAAAGTCAGTGGTTTCAAGACCAGCTTTAATTGCGGCCTTGGTAGCTCCAATGGGAGGAGCTTTCTTTTTACTACTCAATTCAACAAACATTGCTTTATACACAAGTACAGCAACTATAGGAGTTTGTACAGGAGCAATCACTTCGATTTCAGTGTCTACAACCACAGAGCTATTTGGGGCTAAAAATTTCTCAGTGAATCATAATGTTTTGGTAGCCAATATCCCAATTGGGTCATTTGTTTTTGGCTACCTGGCTGCTCTGCTCTACCACCAACAAGGAAATGGAGATGGAAAATGCTTAGGAACAAAATGCTATAGAGACAGTTTCCTCATTTGGGGTTCTCTCTGTTTTCTTGGCACAATTTTGGCTATAATTTTATGTGCTCGTACACGCAAGTTTTATTCGCAGAGATAA